In one Hypomesus transpacificus isolate Combined female chromosome 18, fHypTra1, whole genome shotgun sequence genomic region, the following are encoded:
- the LOC124480234 gene encoding suppressor of cytokine signaling 2-like isoform X1, producing the protein MVPSASLKLFNRFWMGHSQCASSADHYSLTIKTSGQQTGRLRSLTFRCVPTPGDSMILPISVPVKSLSTAQFENKKLDPRRNESSQNAADLQKAMSHLHESGWYWGPLNAAQAAQVLTEYPEGTFLLRDSSYPGYLLTLSVMTSIGPTHIRIEYSGGLFGFDSLMVARPRLRQFGSAVDLIQHYSLTYKHLASQKAEKETGHTVNSGPDHSLQLKLTQPLFKGSPSLQHLCRVTINHHSRSHQHLPLPGRLLDFLLEYPFVL; encoded by the exons ATGGTCCCCTCTGCTTCTCTGAAAT TGTTTAACAGATTTTGGATGGGTCACTCTCAGTGCGCATCTTCAGCAGACCATTACTCCCTGACCATTAAAACAAGTGGACAGCAAACTGGGCGCCTCCGGAGCCTCACATTTCGCTGTGTTCCAACTCCAGGAGATTCAATGATACTACCGATTAGTGTCCCCGTCAAGTCCCTCAGTACAGCCCAGTTTGAGAACAAAAAGCTGGACCCACGTCGAAATGAATCTAGTCAGAATGCCGCAGATCTGCAAAAAGCCATGTCCCACCTTCACGAGTCTG GCTGGTACTGGGGGCCCCTGAATGCTGCTCAGGCTGCCCAGGTGTTGACTGAATATCCAGAGGGTACATTCCTGCTGAGGGACAGCTCCTACCCGGGATACCTCCTCACCTTATCTGTGATGACTAGCATTGGCCCTACTCACATCCGCATTGAGTACTCTGGTGGCCTGTTTGGTTTTGATTCCTTGATGGTGGCACGGCCACGGCTCAGGCAGTTTGGGAGTGCAGTGGATCTTATTCAACACTATTCTCTGACTTACAAACATCTGGCCAGTCAGAAAGCAGAAAAGGAAACAGGACACACCGTTAACTCTGGCCCAGATCATTCATTGCAGCTCAAGCTTACACAGCCCCTCTTCAAAGGCTCTCCCAGTCTACAGCACCTCTGTCGTGTAACCATCAATCATCATTCTCGCTCTCACCAACACTTGCCTCTACCTGGGAGGTTACTAGACTTCTTACTGGAGTACCCCTTTGTGCTGtaa
- the LOC124480234 gene encoding suppressor of cytokine signaling 2-like isoform X2 has translation MGHSQCASSADHYSLTIKTSGQQTGRLRSLTFRCVPTPGDSMILPISVPVKSLSTAQFENKKLDPRRNESSQNAADLQKAMSHLHESGWYWGPLNAAQAAQVLTEYPEGTFLLRDSSYPGYLLTLSVMTSIGPTHIRIEYSGGLFGFDSLMVARPRLRQFGSAVDLIQHYSLTYKHLASQKAEKETGHTVNSGPDHSLQLKLTQPLFKGSPSLQHLCRVTINHHSRSHQHLPLPGRLLDFLLEYPFVL, from the exons ATGGGTCACTCTCAGTGCGCATCTTCAGCAGACCATTACTCCCTGACCATTAAAACAAGTGGACAGCAAACTGGGCGCCTCCGGAGCCTCACATTTCGCTGTGTTCCAACTCCAGGAGATTCAATGATACTACCGATTAGTGTCCCCGTCAAGTCCCTCAGTACAGCCCAGTTTGAGAACAAAAAGCTGGACCCACGTCGAAATGAATCTAGTCAGAATGCCGCAGATCTGCAAAAAGCCATGTCCCACCTTCACGAGTCTG GCTGGTACTGGGGGCCCCTGAATGCTGCTCAGGCTGCCCAGGTGTTGACTGAATATCCAGAGGGTACATTCCTGCTGAGGGACAGCTCCTACCCGGGATACCTCCTCACCTTATCTGTGATGACTAGCATTGGCCCTACTCACATCCGCATTGAGTACTCTGGTGGCCTGTTTGGTTTTGATTCCTTGATGGTGGCACGGCCACGGCTCAGGCAGTTTGGGAGTGCAGTGGATCTTATTCAACACTATTCTCTGACTTACAAACATCTGGCCAGTCAGAAAGCAGAAAAGGAAACAGGACACACCGTTAACTCTGGCCCAGATCATTCATTGCAGCTCAAGCTTACACAGCCCCTCTTCAAAGGCTCTCCCAGTCTACAGCACCTCTGTCGTGTAACCATCAATCATCATTCTCGCTCTCACCAACACTTGCCTCTACCTGGGAGGTTACTAGACTTCTTACTGGAGTACCCCTTTGTGCTGtaa
- the LOC124480234 gene encoding suppressor of cytokine signaling 2-like isoform X3 — MILPISVPVKSLSTAQFENKKLDPRRNESSQNAADLQKAMSHLHESGWYWGPLNAAQAAQVLTEYPEGTFLLRDSSYPGYLLTLSVMTSIGPTHIRIEYSGGLFGFDSLMVARPRLRQFGSAVDLIQHYSLTYKHLASQKAEKETGHTVNSGPDHSLQLKLTQPLFKGSPSLQHLCRVTINHHSRSHQHLPLPGRLLDFLLEYPFVL, encoded by the exons ATGATACTACCGATTAGTGTCCCCGTCAAGTCCCTCAGTACAGCCCAGTTTGAGAACAAAAAGCTGGACCCACGTCGAAATGAATCTAGTCAGAATGCCGCAGATCTGCAAAAAGCCATGTCCCACCTTCACGAGTCTG GCTGGTACTGGGGGCCCCTGAATGCTGCTCAGGCTGCCCAGGTGTTGACTGAATATCCAGAGGGTACATTCCTGCTGAGGGACAGCTCCTACCCGGGATACCTCCTCACCTTATCTGTGATGACTAGCATTGGCCCTACTCACATCCGCATTGAGTACTCTGGTGGCCTGTTTGGTTTTGATTCCTTGATGGTGGCACGGCCACGGCTCAGGCAGTTTGGGAGTGCAGTGGATCTTATTCAACACTATTCTCTGACTTACAAACATCTGGCCAGTCAGAAAGCAGAAAAGGAAACAGGACACACCGTTAACTCTGGCCCAGATCATTCATTGCAGCTCAAGCTTACACAGCCCCTCTTCAAAGGCTCTCCCAGTCTACAGCACCTCTGTCGTGTAACCATCAATCATCATTCTCGCTCTCACCAACACTTGCCTCTACCTGGGAGGTTACTAGACTTCTTACTGGAGTACCCCTTTGTGCTGtaa
- the smim29 gene encoding small integral membrane protein 29: protein MNNTTQPPSTVDGDGAVSYVLVPFFLITIIGIAAAVVMYVRKKQRIDRLRHQLLPVYTYDPSEELNEAEQEMLWKEEDTKVVQGWARAYQHRRPLLTKDIHA from the exons ATGAACAACACGACTCAGCCCCCTTCCACTGTAGATGGGGATGGAGCAGTCAGCTACGTGTTGGTACCCTTTttcctcatcaccatcatcgGGATAGCAGCAGCTGTG GTAATGTATGTACGCAAGAAGCAAAG AATTGACAGACTTCGACACCAGTTGCTACCAGTCTATACGTACGACCCGTCAGAGGAGCTGAATGAAGCTGAACAGGAGATGTTATGGAAAGAGGAGGATACTAAG GTGGTGCAGGGATGGGCTAGAGCTTACCAGCATCGACGCCCCCTACTGACAAAAGACATCCATGCATGA